A window of the Cucurbita pepo subsp. pepo cultivar mu-cu-16 chromosome LG01, ASM280686v2, whole genome shotgun sequence genome harbors these coding sequences:
- the LOC111807489 gene encoding WAT1-related protein At4g08290-like, with protein MIGMNANIMSKLKPYILVVCLQFGMAGIYVISMATLNRGMSRYVLIVYRNAVAALFLAPFALIFERKTRPKMTLPVAMQIMVLGFLEPVLDQGFGYLGMSYTSASFTSAIMNAVPSITFIIAVVFRMERVNLKRVRGVAKVIGTLVTFAGALVMTLYKGPIVDFFWTRKTNHLVHSASAASAAANQHWVAGTLFILLACVAWSCFYVLQSVTVKRYPAELSLSTLICMAGVVQTTVIAVAFEHRASSWAVGWDSRLLAPLYTGIVGSGITYYFQALVMKTRGPVFVTAFNPLCMVVVTIISSIILAEKIHLGSVIGAIIIAIGLYSVVWGKSKDYSTAAGHLEKSNAAVPELPITASKLPAEQDANELH; from the exons ATGATAGGTATGAATGCTAACATTATGAGTAAGTTGAAGCCTTACATTCTAGTGGTGTGCTTACAATTTGGAATGGCTGGCATATATGTGATATCCATGGCTACTCTTAACCGCGGTATGAGTCGCTATGTTTTGATCGTCTACCGAAACGCTGTCGCCGCTCTCTTCCTCGCTCCCTTTGCACTGATCTTCGAAAG GAAAACAAGGCCAAAGATGACACTCCCGGTTGCTATGCAAATCATGGTCTTGGGATTTCTCGA ACCGGTTCTCGATCAGGGGTTCGGTTATTTGGGGATGTCGTATACGTCAGCGTCGTTTACGTCGGCTATCATGAACGCTGTGCCGTCTATTACCTTCATCATTGCAGTGGTTTTTCG AATGGAGCGAGTCAATTTGAAACGAGTGCGAGGGGTTGCTAAGGTCATTGGAACTTTGGTGACCTTCGCCGGAGCTTTGGTTATGACGCTTTACAAAGGCCCAATAGTGGATTTCTTTTGGACTCGGAAAACCAaccaccttgttcatagcgcCTCCGCCGCTTCCGCCGCCGCCAATCAGCACTGGGTGGCAGGAACTCTGTTCATCCTCCTGGCTTGCGTGGCTTGGTCTTGTTTCTATGTATTACAA TCTGTGACAGTGAAGAGATACCCAGCGGAGCTATCACTTTCGACATTGATATGCATGGCTGGTGTGGTTCAAACCACAGTGATAGCAGTGGCCTTTGAGCATCGTGCTAGCTCATGGGCGGTGGGCTGGGACTCCAGGCTTCTGGCTCCTCTCTATACG GGAATAGTTGGCTCAGGAATTACATATTACTTCCAAGCTCTTGTAATGAAGACTAGAGGCCCTGTGTTTGTGACGGCTTTCAACCCTTTGTGTATGGTTGTTGTCACTATCATCTCCTCCATTATTCTCGCCGAGAAGATCCATCTTGGAAg CGTTATTGGAGCCATTATCATAGCAATTGGGCTTTATTCAGTTGTTTGGGGCAAAAGCAAGGATTATTCCACCGCCGCTGGCCACCTTGAAAAGTCTAACGCCGCCGTGCCGGAGCTCCCAATTACGGCCTCTAAACTCCCCGCCGAACAAGATGCTAATGAACTTCATTAA
- the LOC111780257 gene encoding MORN repeat-containing protein 1-like isoform X1 produces the protein MDGQKNPAKLTRTQSSLLRSSPTVRSIQSLSSVTEEDVIESENVERNRKNKLLRRSRSSARAYFVNPVLGLAFLACFTLFSISSFCFFFYKRKEEIATSENLLLALIFVAIALFFANKNKGLIHQMGSILKQSWDGNARRFGFSSANVKPVKWFIGSPNSDLSAKKKRQIIREGVEFYSNGDFYEGEFHKGKCNGSGVYNYFANGRYEGDWIDGRYDGYGIESWARGSRYRGQYRQGLRHGFGVYRFYTGDSYAGEWFNGQSHGIGMQTCSDGSCYVGEFKYGVKHGLGCYHFRNGDRYAGEYFGDKIHGFGVYHFANGHCYEGSWHEGRKQGFGMYTFRNIESSRCGEWDAGHLKHPLPPLTDLVLAAVQAARKTAANAIKISPVDGEVNKAVVAANRVANAARVAAVKAVQNRMKGKFCDIGV, from the exons ATGGACGGCCAGAAAAATCCGGCGAAACTTACGAGAACTCAATCTTCGCTTCTCCGTTCATCCCCCACCGTCCGATCGATTCAGAGTTTGTCATCGGTTACCGAGGAGGATGTAATCGAATCGGAAAACGTCGAACGGAATCGAAAGAATAAGTTACTTCGACGGAGCCGGTCATCGGCGAGGGCTTATTTTGTTAACCCTGTTTTGGGTTTGGCATTTCTTGCTTGTTTCACTCTGttctccatttcttcattctgtttcttcttttacaaACGGAAGGAAGAGATTGCGACTTCGGAGAATCTTCTCCTAGCGTTGATTTTCGTAGCGATTGCGCTCTTCTTTGCTAACAAGAACAAGGGCTTAATCCATCAAATGGGTTCGATTTTGAAACAATCGTGGGACGGCAATGCGCGGCGATTTGGGTTTTCGAGCGCCAATGTGAAGCCTGTGAAGTGGTTTATTGGAAGTCCGAACTCGGATTTGAGCGCCAAGAAGAAGCGGCAGATTATAAGAGAAGGGGTGGAGTTTTACAGTAATGGCGACTTCTATGAGGGCGAGTTTCATAAAGGGAAGTGCAATGGAAGTGGGGTTTATAATTACTTCGCTAATGGAAGGTACGAGGGAGATTGGATCGATGGTCGATACGATGGGTATGGCATTGAGAGCTGGGCGAGAGGGAGCCGGTACAGAGGGCAGTACAGGCAGGGGTTGCGGCATGGATTTGGGGTTTATAGGTTTTATACAGGGGATTCTTATGCAGGGGAATGGTTTAATGGACAGAGCCATGGCATTGGTATGCAGACCTGCTCTGATGGGAGCTGTTATGTGGGCGAGTTCAAGTATGGCGTTAAGCATGGCCTTGGCTGCTACCATTTTAG GAATGGAGATAGATATGCAGGTGAGTATTTTGGGGACAAAATCCATGGATTTGGAGTGTATCATTTTGCTAATGGCCATTGTTACGAAGGGTCATGGCACGAAGGACGTAAGCAAGGCTTCGGTATGTACACTTTCCGAAACATCGAGAGTAGTCGATGCGGCGAATGGGATGCAGGCCATCTCAAGCACCCTCTGCCCCCTCTTACTGACTTAGTACTTGCAGCAGTCCAG GCAGCTCGAAAGACAGCGGCGAATGCGATAAAGATCAGTCCAGTGGACGGGGAAGTAAACAAAGCGGTCGTGGCTGCGAACAGGGTGGCCAATGCTGCTCGAGTAGCTGCAGTGAAGGCTGTTCAGAACAGAATGAAAGGGAAGTTTTGTGATATAGGCGTTTAG
- the LOC111780272 gene encoding flavonol synthase/flavanone 3-hydroxylase-like, producing MELEKVQDIASAVLSSGTLPAQFIRQETEQPGITTVKGQTLAVPVVDFSNPDQQSVIQAIDDASRHWGMFQIINHNIPNEAIAHLQAVGKEFFELPTEEKEVYAKPPGSKSVEGYGTKLQKEVGGKKDWVDHLFHIIWPPSAVNFKFWPQKPPSYRAANEEYRKHLHGVVDKLFRSLSLGLGLEEHELKQSSGGDDLVYLMKINYYPPCPRPDLALGVAPHTDMSVITILVPNDVQGLQAFKDGHWYDVNYIPNALVIHIGDQIEILSNGKYKSVLHRTTVNKEKARISWPVFLEPPAEFEVGPHPKLVDEDNPPKFKTKKYGEYAYCKLNKIPQ from the exons ATGGAGCTCGAGAAGGTCCAGGACATCGCTTCCGCCGTGCTCTCCTCCGGCACCCTCCCTGCCCAGTTCATCCGCCAGGAGACCGAGCAGCCTGGCATTACCACCGTCAAGGGCCAAACCCTCGCCGTTCCCGTCGTCGATTTCAGCAACCCAGATCAACAGTCTGTTATTCAAGCCATCGATGATGCCTCTCGCCATTGGGGCATGTTTCAGATCATCAACCACAATATCCCCAATGAAGCAATCGCCCATTTGCAGGCTGTTGGAAAGGAATTCTTTGAGCTACCAACAGAGGAGAAAGAGGTGTACGCTAAGCCCCCTGGTTCTAAATCCGTCGAAGGCTATGGAACTAAGCTCCAGAAGGAAGTCGGTGGAAAGAAGGATTGGGTCGACCATTTGTTCCATATCATTTGGCCGCCGTCCGCCGTTAACTTCAAATTCTGGCCTCAAAAACCCCCTTCTTACAG GGCTGCAAACGAGGAGTACAGAAAGCATTTACATGGGGTTGTGGATAAGCTGTTTAGAAGCCTGTCACTGGGGCTGGGGCTTGAAGAACATGAACTGAAACAGAGTTCCGGTGGAGATGATTTAGTGtatttaatgaaaatcaaCTACTACCCACCATGTCCACGCCCTGATCTAGCTCTTGGAGTTGCTCCTCACACCGACATGTCGGTCATCACAATTCTTGTGCCCAATGATGTTCAAGGTCTCCAGGCGTTCAAAGATGGCCATTGGTACGATGTCAATTACATCCCCAACGCCCTCGTCATCCACATCGGCGATCAAATTGAG ATTCTGAGTAATGGGAAGTACAAGAGCGTGCTGCACAGGACGACGGTGAACAAGGAGAAGGCGAGGATATCGTGGCCGGTGTTCTTGGAGCCACCGGCGGAGTTTGAAGTTGGGCCTCATCCGAAACTGGTCGATGAAGACAATCCGCCGAAGTTCAAGACGAAGAAGTATGGTGAGTATGCGTATTGCAAGCTTAATAAAATTCCCCAGTGA
- the LOC111780257 gene encoding MORN repeat-containing protein 3-like isoform X2, with translation MDGQKNPAKLTRTQSSLLRSSPTVRSIQSLSSVTEEDVIESENVERNRKNKLLRRSRSSARAYFVNPVLGLAFLACFTLFSISSFCFFFYKRKEEIATSENLLLALIFVAIALFFANKNKGLIHQMGSILKQSWDGNARRFGFSSANVKPVKWFIGSPNSDLSAKKKRQIIREGVEFYSNGDFYEGEFHKGKCNGSGVYNYFANGRYEGDWIDGRYDGYGIESWARGSRYRGQYRQGLRHGFGVYRFYTGDSYAGEWFNGQSHGIGMQTCSDGSCYVGEFKYGVKHGLGCYHFRNGDRYAGSWHEGRKQGFGMYTFRNIESSRCGEWDAGHLKHPLPPLTDLVLAAVQAARKTAANAIKISPVDGEVNKAVVAANRVANAARVAAVKAVQNRMKGKFCDIGV, from the exons ATGGACGGCCAGAAAAATCCGGCGAAACTTACGAGAACTCAATCTTCGCTTCTCCGTTCATCCCCCACCGTCCGATCGATTCAGAGTTTGTCATCGGTTACCGAGGAGGATGTAATCGAATCGGAAAACGTCGAACGGAATCGAAAGAATAAGTTACTTCGACGGAGCCGGTCATCGGCGAGGGCTTATTTTGTTAACCCTGTTTTGGGTTTGGCATTTCTTGCTTGTTTCACTCTGttctccatttcttcattctgtttcttcttttacaaACGGAAGGAAGAGATTGCGACTTCGGAGAATCTTCTCCTAGCGTTGATTTTCGTAGCGATTGCGCTCTTCTTTGCTAACAAGAACAAGGGCTTAATCCATCAAATGGGTTCGATTTTGAAACAATCGTGGGACGGCAATGCGCGGCGATTTGGGTTTTCGAGCGCCAATGTGAAGCCTGTGAAGTGGTTTATTGGAAGTCCGAACTCGGATTTGAGCGCCAAGAAGAAGCGGCAGATTATAAGAGAAGGGGTGGAGTTTTACAGTAATGGCGACTTCTATGAGGGCGAGTTTCATAAAGGGAAGTGCAATGGAAGTGGGGTTTATAATTACTTCGCTAATGGAAGGTACGAGGGAGATTGGATCGATGGTCGATACGATGGGTATGGCATTGAGAGCTGGGCGAGAGGGAGCCGGTACAGAGGGCAGTACAGGCAGGGGTTGCGGCATGGATTTGGGGTTTATAGGTTTTATACAGGGGATTCTTATGCAGGGGAATGGTTTAATGGACAGAGCCATGGCATTGGTATGCAGACCTGCTCTGATGGGAGCTGTTATGTGGGCGAGTTCAAGTATGGCGTTAAGCATGGCCTTGGCTGCTACCATTTTAG GAATGGAGATAGATATGCAG GGTCATGGCACGAAGGACGTAAGCAAGGCTTCGGTATGTACACTTTCCGAAACATCGAGAGTAGTCGATGCGGCGAATGGGATGCAGGCCATCTCAAGCACCCTCTGCCCCCTCTTACTGACTTAGTACTTGCAGCAGTCCAG GCAGCTCGAAAGACAGCGGCGAATGCGATAAAGATCAGTCCAGTGGACGGGGAAGTAAACAAAGCGGTCGTGGCTGCGAACAGGGTGGCCAATGCTGCTCGAGTAGCTGCAGTGAAGGCTGTTCAGAACAGAATGAAAGGGAAGTTTTGTGATATAGGCGTTTAG
- the LOC111780279 gene encoding uncharacterized protein LOC111780279 has protein sequence MRGTGGPLLCIGDLLCDVGEEEAGEGKGSNETPKSVISSTSSSASVSTLPLASEIPDLPKLFQENYDQLNKSFDDNDHSWTALTLKMCSALDTASKLVESTNSNSRFLLEKIVELEQVLEKGDSTREAAMAIQTSFSSQVAQDSISSQNQG, from the exons ATGCGAGGTACTGGTGGACCTCTTCTCTGCATAGGCGATCTTCTGTGCGATGtcggagaagaagaagccgGAGAAGGAAAGGGATCTAATGAAACCCCTAAATCAGTAATATCATCAACTTCTTCCTCTGCTTCCGTTTCCACTCTTCCGCTCGCATCAGAAATCCCCGATCTCCCCAAACTCTTTCAG GAAAACTACGACCAATTGAACAAATCATTCGATGATAATGACCACTCTTGGACAGCTTTGACGTTGAAG ATGTGCAGTGCTCTTGATACTGCTAGTAAATTGGTTGAATCAACCAACTCAAATTCGAGATTTTTGTTGGAGAAGATTGTGGAGCTTGAACAGGTTTTGGAAAAGGGGGATTCTACAAGAGAGGCGGCCATGGCCATCCAAACCAGTTTTAGCTCTCAAGTTGCTCAGGACTCCATTTCTTCTCAGAATCAAGGTTAG
- the LOC111811272 gene encoding aminoacylase-1: protein MANFRLHCRLFSLAVILFLFSFPLSFSDSKYVDDESDQNSSISRFQHYLRIKTAHPDPDYASAVSFLESQALEIGLHTKILEFVPGKPLLLVTWNGLNPSLPSILLNSHMDSVPAEPSKWLYPPFSAVLTSDGKIFARGSQDDKCIAIQYLEAIRNLRSRNFVPDRTIHISYVPDEEIGGFDGAAKFVLSKEFKELNVGFMMDEGQASPGDEFRVFYADRSPWGLIIRAEGTPGHGSRMYDNSAMENLMKSVEIISKFRESQFDMVKAGEAANSEVISVNPVFVNAGIPSPTGFVMNMQPSEAEAGFDLRIPPTADPDAIRRRIVEEWAPARRNLTSQIIEKGPIRDYLGRPLMTMTNDSNPWWSVFKTAISDAGGKLSRPEILASTTDARFMRQLGIPVLGFSPMSNTPILLHEHNEFLKDTVFLRGIKIYESIISALSSFVADASL, encoded by the exons ATGGCGAACTTCCGTCTCCACTGTCGGCTCTTTTCTCTTGcagttattctttttctcttctcatttcctctctctttcaGTGATTCGAAGTACGTTGATGATGAATCCGATCAAAATTCTTCAATCTCTCGCTTTCAACACTACCTCAGAATCAAAACCGCTCATCCGGATCCGGATTACGCCTCCGCAGTCTCCTTTCTCGAATCTCAAGCACTGGAAATTGGTCTCCATACGAAGATTCTTGAGTTTGTTCCAGGTAAACCTCTTCTCCTCGTGACCTGGAATGGATTGAATCCTTCTTTGCCCTCGATTTTACTCAACTCTCACATGGATTCTGTCCCCGCTGAGCCCTCTAAATGGCTCTATCCGCCGTTCTCCGCCGTCCTGACCTCCGATGGCAAGATCTTCGCCCGTGGTTCTCAAGATGATAAATGTATAGCTATCCAGTATCTCGAAGCTATTCGGAACCTCCGAAGTCGGAATTTCGTCCCTGACCGTACGATTCACATATCGTATGTGCCGGATGAGGAGATTGGGGGTTTTGATGGAGCTGCGAAGTTCGTCTTGTCGAAGGAGTTTAAGGAGTTGAATGTTGGATTCATGATGGACGAAGGACAGGCGTCGCCGGGAGAtgagtttagggttttttaCGCCGATAGATCGCCGTGGGGGCTGATAATTAGGGCTGAAGGAACCCCTGGACATGGTTCTAGAATGTACGATAACAGTGCTATGGAGAATTTGATGAAGAGCGTTGAGATTATCAGTAAGTTTAGAGAGAGCCAATTCGATATGGTGAAGGCCGGTGAAGCTGCTAATTCAGAAGTCATCTCTGTCAATCCTGTTTTCGTCAACGCCGGAATTCCCTCCCCCACT GGATTTGTGATGAACATGCAACCTTCGGAGGCGGAAGCCGGTTTCGATCTCAGAATACCGCCCACCGCCGACCCAGATGCCATTAGAAGAAGAATTGTGGAGGAATGGGCTCCAGCTCGACGGAACTTGACGTCTCAG ATTATTGAGAAAGGACCCATAAGAGACTATTTGGGACGTCCATTAATGACGATGACTAACGATTCGAATCCGTGGTGGTCTGTTTTCAAGACAGCCATCTCAGATGCTGGAGGTAAGCTTTCTAGGCCCGAAATCTTGGCTTCGACGACTGATGCACGCTTCATGAGACAGTTAGGCATTCCTGTTCTTGGTTTCTCCCCAATGAGTAACACTCCTATCTTATTGCATGAACACAACGAG TTCTTGAAGGACACCGTCTTCTTAAGGGGCATAAAGATTTATGAGTCCATAATCAGTGCCTTGAGTTCCTTTGTAGCGGATGCATCCCTGTAA
- the LOC111780289 gene encoding selenoprotein K-like produces MAYVERGVVKSQRSFWRLKTITDFFWAIVNIIGVFFTTLFSMEKSEAYRKGSGSGKKWDGGGPGGPGSGPYGGRPRGPPRGLDNVRGIDHSSLPACGSCCG; encoded by the exons ATGGCGTACGTTGAACGAG GCGTTGTGAAATCCCAGAGATCATTTTGGCGTCTCAAAACCATAACTGATTTCTTTTGGGCCATTGTAAACATTATCGGTGTGTTTTTTACCACCTTATTCTCG ATGGAAAAATCTGAGGCTTATAGAAAAGGATCTGGTTCTGGCAAGAAATGGGACGGTGGTGGCCCAGGAGGTCCCGGGTCAGGGCCTTACGGTGGTCGTCCACGTGGGCCACCTCGTGGTCTAGACAACGTTCGAGGAATCGATCATA GTTCACTACCTGCCTGTGGCTCGTGCTGCGGCTAA
- the LOC111780296 gene encoding ethylene-responsive transcription factor ERF014-like, with protein sequence MVKKESADEHHQSMAASTKKKYKGVRMRSWGSWVSEIRAPNQKTRIWLGSYSTAEAAARAYDAALFCLKGSSANLNFPISSSSFAHFHNLSSHHNVMSPKFIQRFAAEAAANTAFEIDDTTRYTDVPPSSLSSPPSSSSSSSSVESTMSNYDSFMTTEPSWFNFDDILSPKYVGQMMDGTIFDPPIMDDFYEESDVSLWSFS encoded by the coding sequence ATGGTGAAGAAGGAATCAGCTGATGAACACCATCAATCCATGGCTGCATCAACCAAGAAGAAGTACAAGGGTGTTAGAATGAGAAGCTGGGGCTCATGGGTTTCTGAAATCCGAGCTCCGAATCAAAAGACGAGAATTTGGTTAGGTTCGTATTCGACTGCGGAGGCAGCTGCTCGAGCTTACGACGCTGCCCTCTTCTGTCTCAAAGGCTCCTCCGCCAATCTCAATTTTCCGATCTCGTCTTCTTCGTTTGCACATTTTCATAATCTCTCCTCTCATCATAATGTTATGTCTCCTAAGTTCATTCAAAGGTTTGCTGCGGAAGCTGCTGCGAATACCGCCTTTGAAATCGATGATACTACGAGATATACTGATGTCCCACCGTCGTCATTGTCGTCGCCGCcttcctcatcttcttcttcttcctctgtcGAATCGACGATGTCGAATTATGATTCGTTTATGACGACGGAGCCGTCGTGGTTCAACTTTGATGATATATTGTCCCCTAAGTACGTTGGGCAAATGATGGATGGAACTATATTTGATCCGCCAATTATGGATGATTTTTATGAAGAAAGTGATGTTAGTTTATGGAGCTTCTCctga
- the LOC111780222 gene encoding DIS3-like exonuclease 2 gives MRGSVEQSTSERNEDGGKEWKKKDRSNWRSEQKASIWRAVSCSSVNEIPREASECMENCRIDANLTEPSFYSSLTQDECQSNQPTEPGFTGRNKLSFSSLSPLHIGQQAEWSQNLRNQHHSMDTGRWAITSCPEQIASGSMPWISMNQHSPPADVNSQRKYFTSHWPLDDVNRGLQKGDIFKALFRMNAHYRVEAYCKIDGIPVDVLIYGSASQNRAVEGDIVAMKMNPFSLWSRMKGTSEAHDNMHSLEDANVMSDSFWSSPSVDPIGRICAVIDLFPTKRPTGKVVAILKKSRQRGTIVGLLNVKKFLSFHDCGYVQLMPNDARFPTMMVFAVDLPDCIKKRLDNGDATVESELVAARIDEWLEESSAPKALVMHVLGRGSRIESHIDAILFQNAILTCEFSRDSLSCLPHTPWKIPQEELQCRRDLRNLCIFTIDPPSALDLDDAFSVQKLANGIFRVGIHVADVSHFVLPDTALDKEARIRSTSVHLLRRKIPMLPPLLSENIGSLNPGVDRLAFSLFLDINHCGDVEDCWIGRTVICSCCKLSYGHAQDIIDSSKVLGHCVPQLHGQSTWLDIISSVRTLNEISKTLKEKRFRDGALRIENPKIVFLYDEFGIPYDSTFHERKDSNFLVEEFVLLANRTVAEVISRTFPDRALLRRHPKPIFKKLTEFESFCSKQGFELDTSSSFLFQQSLEQIRMKFHDDPLLFDAVISYATRSTQLASYFCNGELKDGENGSYYSLAVPWYTHFTSPLRRYADIVVHRTLAAAVEAEELYLKHQSDERMRCFTGMYFDKDAADSLEGREALSSAALRHGVPCSKLLSDVAVQCNNRKLASKHAADACDKLYMWALLKEKQILFSDAKVLGLGSKFMTLYIQKLAIERRIYYEEVKDLANEWLDATSTLVLSFPDTRRSHGSRDSIKWKALEDVALVISPCDLTVQQSTLEGEASTEGAAASDSGIIEPAVFPLTVQLLSTLPVALHAVGGDDGAIEIGVRLYMSSYLR, from the exons ATGAGGGGATCTGTTGAGCAATCCACTTCCGAGAGGAACGAGGATGGCGGAAAGgagtggaagaagaaggatcGTTCTAATTGGCGGTCTGAGCAGAAGGCCTCTATTTGGAGGGCAG TGTCTTGCAGTTCAGTCAATGAAATACCGAGGGAAGCATCAGAGTGCATGGAAAATTGTAGAATTGATGCTAACTTAACAGAACCCtcattttattcttctttgacTCAAGATGAATGTCAATCAAATCAGCCAACCGAGCCTGGTTTCACCGGAAGAAATAAGCTTTCCTTTAGTTCTTTGTCCCCTCTGCATATTGGCCAACAAGCAGAATGGtcacaaaatttgagaaaCCAGCATCATTCCATGGATACTGGTCGATGGGCTATAACATCATGTCCGGAACAGATTGCCAGTGGAAGTATGCCTTGGATATCTATGAACCAGCATTCGCCTCCTGCTGATGTAAACAGTCAAAGGAAATATTTTACGTCTCACTGGCCCCTGGATGATGTTAATAGAGGCTTACAG AAAGGCGACATATTTAAAGCTTTGTTTCGTATGAATGCTCACTATAGAGTTGAG GCCTACTgcaaaattgatggaatacCAGTTGATGTCTTAATCTATGGAAGTGCGTCTCAGAACAGAGCT GTGGAAGGGGACATAGTTGCAATGAAGATGAATCCTTTTTCGTTATGGAGTAGGATGAAAGGCACTAGTGAGGCCCATGACAATATGCATTCACTGGAAGATGCCAATGTTATGTCCGACAGTTTTTGGAGTTCCCCTTCAGTTGATCCCATTGGCAGGATCTGTGCAGTGATTGATTTATTTCCTACAAAAAGACCAACTGGTAAGGTAGTAGCCATCCTAAAGAAGTCTCGGCAGCGAGGAACTATTGTTGGCCTTCTTAATGTCAAGAAATTCCTCTCCTTTCATGATTGTGGATATGTCCAATTGATGCCTAACGATGCGAGATTCCCGACAATGATGGTTTTTGCAGTCGATTTACCCGACTGCATCAAGAAGAGATTGGACAATGGTGATGCCACAGTTGAAAGTGAGCTGGTGGCTGCACGGATTGATGAATGGCTTGAAGAGAGTTCAGCTCCAAAAGCACTTGTCATGCATGTTCTAGGACGGGGAAGTAGAATAGAGTCTCATATTGAtgctattttatttcaaaatgcAATTCTTACATGTGAATTCTCTCGTGATTCATTGTCTTGTCTCCCTCATACCCCTTGGAAGATCCCACAAGAGGAACTTCAATGCAGAAGAGATCTAAGAAACTTATGCATATTTACTATTGATCCTCCATCTGCCTTGGATCTTGATGATGCTTTCTCGGTTCAAAAGTTAGCCAATGGTATCTTTAGAGTAGGCATTCATGTTGCTGATGTATCACATTTTGTATTGCCAGACACTGCCTTAGATAAAGAGGCTCGAATCCGATCGACAAGTGTTCATCTTCTACGACGCAAGATACCAATGTTGCCACCATTACTCTCTGAGAATATCGGTTCACTTAACCCCGGAGTGGATCGACTTgcgttttcattgtttttggACATCAACCATTGTGGAGATGTCGAAGATTGTTGGATTGGCCGTACTGTGATATGCTCTTGCTGCAAACTCTCATATGGACATGCTCAGGACATTATTGACAGTTCAAAGGTTTTAGGACATTGTGTTCCCCAGTTGCATGGCCAGTCTACATGGCTTGATATCATTTCATCTGTTAGAACTCTAAATGAAATTTCTAAAACTCTAAAGGAGAAGAGATTTAGAGATGGGGCTTTGAGGATTGAGAATCCCAAAATAGTGTTTTTATATGATGAATTTGGAATTCCATATGATAGTACGTTTCATGAGCGAAAGGATTCGAATTTTCTTGTCGAGGAGTTCGTGCTTTTGGCAAACAGAACCGTGGCCGAAGTGATATCCAGAACTTTTCCTGATAGAGCATTATTGAGAAGGCATCCTAAACCTATATTCAAGAAACTTACAGAATTTGAATCATTTTGTTCTAAGCAGGGCTTTGAACTGGACACATCCTCTTCATTTCTGTTCCAACAGTCATTAGAGCAGATACGGATGAAATTTCATGATGATCCTTTGCTGTTTGATGCTGTGATATCCTATGCTACAAGGTCTACGCAGTTAGCGAGTTATTTCTGCAATGGAGAGCTAAAAGATGGTGAAAATGGGAGCTATTATTCACTGGCTGTCCCTTGGTACACACATTTCACGTCACCGTTGCGACGGTATGCTGATATCGTCGTCCACCGCACACTTGCAGCAGCTGTTGAGGCTGAGGAGTTGTATTTGAAGCACCAAAGTGATGAACGGATGAGATGTTTTACTGGCATGTATTTTGACAAAGATGCTGCTGACTCCTTAGAAGGTAGAGAAGCGTTATCATCTGCAGCATTGAGGCATGGAGTTCCATGCTCTAAATTACTTTCAGATGTTGCTGTGCAATGCAATAACAGAAAATTGGCTAGTAAGCATGCTGCGGATGCTTGTGATAAGCTCTACATGTGGGctcttttgaaagaaaaacag ATTTTGTTCTCAGATGCAAAGGTATTGGGCCTTGGTTCAAAATTTATGACTCTGTATATACAGAAGCTGGCG ATTGAGCGGAGAATATACTACGAGGAAGTCAAAGATTTGGCAAATGAATGGCTCGATGCTACATCTACGTTGGTGCTTAGTTTTCCTGACACTAGGCGCTCTCATGGGAGTAGAGATTCAATTAAGTGGAAGGCATTGGAAGATGTTGCATTGGTTATTTCCCCTTGCGACCTGACTGTTCAACAGAGTACGCTTGAAGGAGAAGCAAGCACAGAGGGTGCTGCTGCTTCAGATAGTGGAATCATCGAGCCTGCAGTTTTCCCCCTCACAGTGCAGCTCCTTTCAACGCTACCAGTAGCACTTCATGCCGTTGGTGGGGACGATGGAGCCATTGAGATAGGCGTTAGGCTGTACATGAGCTCATATTTAAGGTAA